From a region of the Sinorhizobium sp. B11 genome:
- a CDS encoding aminoglycoside phosphotransferase family protein → MSEIGRLLGAGKEAEVFEHGTLALKLYKPGRPKAPAFREAASLAIAEKLSLPAPRVHVVGDYHGRWGLLMDRVTGASLADEMAPEPPLSAIKEMAALHLRLHREPGTGLPSLKSRLSANIESAESLTQDLRDRLLLTLAALPDSDRVCHGDFHPWNILGSGSDAMIVDWLDACSGNPAADVCRTYLLMRRVLPAIAEAYVVTYAKAAELPADEIFTWLPVIAAARLAEEVPEENEDLLHLAALAPVDG, encoded by the coding sequence ATGAGCGAAATCGGCCGTCTGCTCGGCGCCGGCAAGGAAGCGGAAGTCTTTGAACATGGCACGCTGGCGCTGAAGCTCTATAAGCCCGGCCGGCCGAAAGCCCCCGCCTTTCGCGAAGCCGCCAGTCTGGCGATCGCCGAGAAACTGTCGCTGCCAGCGCCCAGAGTTCACGTCGTCGGCGATTATCACGGCCGTTGGGGCCTTCTGATGGATCGCGTGACCGGGGCAAGCCTTGCCGATGAGATGGCGCCCGAGCCGCCACTCTCAGCCATCAAGGAAATGGCCGCGCTCCACCTGCGCCTGCACCGCGAACCCGGCACCGGCCTCCCCTCGCTGAAATCGAGACTGTCGGCCAATATCGAAAGCGCCGAATCCCTGACACAAGACCTGCGCGACCGGCTGCTTCTCACACTTGCCGCCCTGCCCGATAGCGACAGGGTCTGCCACGGTGACTTCCATCCCTGGAATATCCTGGGCTCCGGCAGTGACGCGATGATCGTCGACTGGCTCGATGCCTGCAGCGGCAACCCGGCCGCCGATGTCTGCCGCACCTACCTCCTGATGCGCCGCGTGCTCCCGGCAATCGCCGAGGCCTATGTCGTCACCTATGCGAAGGCGGCCGAATTACCCGCGGACGAGATCTTCACCTGGCTGCCGGTTATCGCCGCAGCCCGCCTGGCAGAGGAAGTGCCCGAGGAGAACGAAGATCTCTTGCATCTTGCAGCGCTCGCCCCTGTCGACGGATAG